The Prunus persica cultivar Lovell chromosome G7, Prunus_persica_NCBIv2, whole genome shotgun sequence genome has a segment encoding these proteins:
- the LOC18771893 gene encoding ricin B-like lectin EULS3, translated as MEFPNERHHHHRHHQRDDDEERQNYPPPGTGFDQPPPPPPPSYYREDQPPPSYYGVDQPPPLYYGEDQPPPNSYYGGADRPPPTQVSHVSHSSFHGHPPPPSQGFLHQPPPPPVHSFNYQSEEPTPPVTVHHVAHQVHHDQQSPAQFETHHTSHTSHLPSFHPHASSSYFSNKPTFRVFTKADPNFPLAITEGKVILARSHETDDFQHWYKDEKYSTRVKDEERFPSFALVNKATGQALKHSIGATHPVQLIPYNPDILDESILWTESADLGDGFRTVRMVNNIRLNLDAFHGDKKSGGVHDGTIIVLWNKNKGDNQRWKIVPY; from the exons ATGGAATTCCCAAATGAAAggcaccaccaccaccgtcaTCATCAGagggatgatgatgaagaaagaCAGAATTACCCACCACCCGGAACTGGCTTTGATcaacctccacctccacctccaccttcaTATTATAGAGAAGATCAACCTCCACCTTCCTATTATGGAGTAGATCAACCTCCACCTTTATACTATGGAGAAGATCAACCACCCCCAAATTCATACTATGGAGGAGCAGATAGACCTCCACCTACCCAAGTGAGCCACGTGTCCCACTCTTCCTTCCATGGTCATCCGCCTCCACCCTCCCAAGGCTTTCTTCACCAACCACCGCCACCCCCAGTTCACTCTTTCAACTATCAATCTGAAGAACCTACTCCACCTGTTACTGTGCATCATGTTGCTCATCAAGTTCACCATGACCAACAGTCCCCTGCTCAATTTGAAACCCATCACACTTCTCACACTTCTCATTTGCCCTCCTTCCATCCCCATGCCTCCTCCTCTTACTTCTCAAACAAACCCACTTTCAGAGTCTTCACAAAGGCTGACCCCAATTTCCCTCTCGCCATCACAGAGGGAAAGGTCATTCTTGCCCGCTCCCATGAAACCGATGACTTCCAG CACTGGTACAAAGATGAGAAGTACAGCACAAGGGTGAAGGATGAGGAGCGCTTCCCGTCCTTTGCTCTGGTTAACAAAGCCACCGGGCAGGCTCTCAAGCATTCCATTGGAGCCACTCATCCT GTGCAGCTGATACCTTATAATCCAGATATTCTTGATGAGTCTATACTATGGACTGAGAGTGCGGACCTAGGTGATGGTTTCAGAACTGTTAGGATGGTTAATAATATTCGCCTTAATCTGGATGCTTTTCATGGTGATAAGAAATCTGGAGGTGTTCATGATGGCACTATCATAGTTCTGTGgaataaaaacaaaggagATAACCAGCGATGGAAGATTGTACCTTATT GA
- the LOC18771562 gene encoding NAC domain-containing protein 100 gives MEQNMVVNRGAEDQLIELPPGFRFHPTDEEIITSYLTEKVIDSSFVAIAIGEADLNKCEPWDLPKKAKMGEKEWYFFCQRDRKYPTGMRTNRATESGYWKATGKDKEIFNNKGKAGCLVGMKKTLVFYRGRAPKGEKTNWVMHEYRLEGKISQYTNLSKAAKDEWVVCRVFHKNMGLKKINNTPTRMNSFGDHDLLDYSSLPPLMDPTSFNDNLMNNNDNKACGYGDHDVKPGANLASTAPSLSSAKASSSDDHHAINNNNYLSYFSIGGSGGQVQKPNYSFQVQPTNSYYQATSLSNNPNMLYPHHHQFQNPNPNPNPSSFWFQPNPNNSDYFQQGMIRVTNNTTSDHDEDDQAMLRAIAAANNSNMNNETSSSAAAGFGSSGGLARQCKVEQFSSAPESMFSLSQDTGVSTDINTTEISSSLVSSKQELGSAADNCSSYDQRPSVVPISDIEGLWDF, from the exons ATGGAACAAAACATGGTGGTGAACAGAGGAGCAGAAGATCAGCTCATCGAGTTGCCTCCTGGTTTTCGGTTTCATCCCACGGATGAGGAAATCATAACTAGCTATCTCACGGAGAAGGTCATCGACAGCAGCTTCGTGGCTATTGCAATCGGGGAAGCTGATTTGAACAAGTGTGAGCCATGGGATTTGCCAA AGAAAGCCAAGATGGGAGAGAAGGAGTGGTACTTCTTCTGCCAGAGAGACCGCAAGTATCCAACGGGGATGAGAACGAATCGGGCCACGGAATCTGGGTACTGGAAGGCCACAGGGAAAGATAAAGAGATCTTCAATAATAAAGGGAAAGCTGGTTGTCTTGTGGGGATGAAGAAGACTCTTGTGTTCTACAGAGGGAGAGCCCCAAAAGGAGAGAAGACCAACTGGGTCATGCATGAATACAGACTTGAAGGCAAAATCTCACAATACACCAATCTTTCAAAGGCTGCAAAG GATGAATGGGTTGTGTGCAGGGTTTTCCACAAGAACATGGGGCTTAAAAAGATcaataatacaccaaccaggATGAATTCTTTTGGGGATCATGATCTCTTGGATTATTCCTCCCTCCCACCTCTTATGGATCCTACTAGTTTCAATGACAACCTCATGAACAACAACGACAACAAGGCTTGTGGCTATGGAGATCATGACGTAAAGCCCGGCGCCAATCTGGCTAGTACTGCACCATCTCTATCATCAGCTAAAGCGTCATCATCAGATGATCATCATGCAATTAATAACAATAATTACCTCAGTTACTTTTCGATTGGCGGCTCTGGGGGTCAAGTCCAGAAGCCAAATTACAGCTTTCAGGTGCAGCCTACCAACAGTTATTACCAAGCTACTAGTCTCAGTAATAACCCCAATATGTTATACCCTCATCACCATCAGTttcaaaatccaaatccaaatccaaatccttcGAGTTTCTGGTTTCAGCCAAATCCCAATAATTCTGATTattttcaacaaggcatgATCAGAGTTACTAATAATACTACTAGTGATCATGACGAAGATGATCAGGCCATGCTAAGAGCAATAGCTGCAGCCAACAACAGCAATATGAATAATGAAACATCTTCATCAGCTGCTGCAGGCTTTGGATCATCAGGTGGCTTAGCGAGGCAGTGCAAAGTGGAGCAGTTTTCATCAGCACCAGAGTCCATGTTTAGCCTTTCCCAAGACACCGGTGTCAGCACGGACATCAACACCACCGAGATATCGTCATCTCTTGTTTCATCAAAGCAAGAATTGGGAAGCGCCGCCGACAATTGTTCATCGTATGATCAACGTCCATCAGTCGTCCCCATTTCGGACATTGAAGGCTTGTGGGACTTCTGA